In a genomic window of Nesterenkonia halotolerans:
- the ribB gene encoding 3,4-dihydroxy-2-butanone-4-phosphate synthase, giving the protein MFTGIVTGLGEVLERRFEPTKSVERLSFAAPGHTEGLALGGSIAVNGVCVSAVDIDGDRISVELIPETLKRTALGQLSVGDGLNLERCLPSGARLDGHVVQGHVDGLGELVERDPQDGRHRFQISAELAPYLAEKGSIAVDGVSLTVTAVADPASTQPWFEVGLIPTTLAETTLGGLSIGGAVNLEVDVLAKYTRRMLQFGHHLPDPASQAVEGAAVGNNAVHGAAGEGAEAEGAIDQPADAGSSSPIPSIPQPETPAPLLDPIDVALNELAAGRPVVVVDDADRENEGDIIFPASLATEELMAMTVRYTSGVICVPMTPERAEHLKLPPMVTDNEDPKGTAYTISADAAAGVSTGISAADRALSVRVMADAATTAADLSRPGHLFPLIADPAGVLGRPGHTEAAVDLCRLSGLPEVGVIAELTHDDGRMMRLPALRDFADAHRLALVSIADLIAYRGGTSSNGAAMASVAASWDAPSDELAKLVTPGPVVTLPTDHGVFAAQVWTEHATGHEHMLISALAQAPGEGNEDASRPLIRMHSECVTGDVLGSRRCDCGTQLASALESIQRDGGHLLYLRGHEGRGIGLANKMRAYKLQEQGADTVEANEMLGLAAELRDFTGAAAILHSAGIRRLRLMTNNPVKVDTLRGAGLDVELAPSTGVVHETNLRYLQTKRDRMNHTLDHLQLHEQ; this is encoded by the coding sequence ATGTTCACCGGAATCGTGACTGGTCTGGGAGAGGTCCTCGAACGACGCTTCGAACCCACCAAGTCCGTGGAGCGGCTGAGCTTCGCCGCACCCGGGCACACCGAAGGTCTCGCCCTGGGCGGCTCGATCGCCGTGAACGGGGTCTGCGTCTCCGCTGTGGACATCGACGGTGACCGGATCAGCGTGGAGCTGATCCCAGAGACGCTGAAGCGCACTGCGCTGGGCCAGCTCAGCGTGGGCGATGGGCTCAACCTGGAGCGCTGCCTGCCCTCCGGCGCCCGCCTGGACGGCCATGTGGTCCAGGGTCACGTCGATGGTCTCGGCGAACTCGTGGAGCGGGATCCGCAGGACGGGCGGCACCGATTCCAGATCAGCGCCGAGCTCGCCCCCTATCTCGCGGAGAAGGGCTCCATCGCTGTCGACGGGGTGTCGCTGACCGTCACTGCAGTCGCGGACCCCGCGTCCACGCAGCCGTGGTTCGAGGTGGGCCTGATTCCGACGACGCTGGCCGAGACCACCCTCGGGGGCCTCTCGATCGGCGGAGCGGTCAACCTCGAGGTGGACGTGCTCGCGAAGTACACCCGCCGCATGCTGCAGTTCGGCCATCACCTCCCCGACCCTGCCTCCCAGGCGGTCGAGGGCGCTGCGGTCGGGAACAATGCGGTGCACGGCGCTGCGGGCGAGGGTGCCGAGGCCGAGGGTGCCATTGATCAGCCTGCAGACGCAGGGTCGTCCTCCCCGATCCCCAGCATTCCCCAGCCGGAGACCCCGGCCCCGCTGCTGGATCCCATCGACGTCGCCCTCAACGAGCTCGCGGCGGGGCGTCCCGTCGTCGTCGTCGATGACGCCGACCGGGAGAACGAGGGCGACATCATCTTCCCGGCCTCGCTTGCCACCGAGGAGCTCATGGCGATGACGGTCCGGTACACCTCGGGAGTGATCTGCGTGCCGATGACGCCCGAGCGGGCGGAGCACCTGAAGCTGCCGCCGATGGTCACCGACAATGAAGATCCCAAGGGCACCGCGTACACGATCAGCGCCGACGCCGCCGCAGGAGTCAGCACCGGCATCAGCGCCGCGGATCGCGCGCTCAGCGTGCGCGTCATGGCGGACGCCGCCACCACCGCGGCCGATCTGAGCCGGCCCGGTCACCTGTTTCCGCTCATCGCGGACCCCGCGGGGGTGCTCGGGCGTCCGGGGCACACCGAGGCTGCCGTGGACCTGTGCCGACTCTCGGGGCTGCCCGAGGTCGGTGTGATCGCCGAGCTGACCCACGACGACGGCCGCATGATGCGCCTGCCCGCGCTGCGCGACTTCGCCGACGCACACAGGCTCGCGCTCGTCTCCATCGCTGACCTGATCGCCTACCGCGGAGGGACGTCGAGCAACGGCGCCGCGATGGCTTCGGTGGCGGCCAGCTGGGATGCCCCCAGCGATGAGCTGGCAAAGCTGGTGACCCCGGGCCCCGTGGTCACGCTGCCCACCGATCATGGTGTCTTCGCCGCTCAGGTCTGGACCGAGCACGCGACGGGTCACGAGCACATGCTCATCTCGGCGCTCGCCCAGGCCCCCGGGGAGGGCAACGAGGACGCGTCCCGTCCGCTGATCCGGATGCACTCCGAATGTGTCACCGGTGACGTGCTGGGATCCCGGCGCTGCGACTGCGGCACCCAGCTGGCCTCGGCGTTGGAGTCCATCCAGCGCGACGGCGGACATCTGCTCTACCTGCGTGGCCACGAGGGGCGCGGCATCGGCCTGGCCAACAAGATGCGCGCCTATAAGCTCCAGGAACAGGGGGCGGACACGGTGGAGGCCAACGAGATGCTGGGCCTCGCGGCCGAGCTGCGCGACTTCACCGGGGCGGCCGCGATCCTGCATTCCGCCGGCATCCGTCGTCTGCGGCTGATGACGAACAACCCGGTCAAGGTCGACACGCTGCGCGGAGCTGGCCTGGATGTGGAGCTCGCTCCTTCGACCGGCGTGGTGCACGAGACCAACCTGCGGTACCTGCAGACCAAGCGCGACCGGATGAACCACACGCTGGACCACCTGCAGCTGCACGAGCAGTGA
- the ribD gene encoding bifunctional diaminohydroxyphosphoribosylaminopyrimidine deaminase/5-amino-6-(5-phosphoribosylamino)uracil reductase RibD produces the protein MLHESAMTQALELAFSGVRGANPLVGALLVSAQGEVLAQGHHRGAGTFHAERAALANFFAHHPAGVDLSSATLYSTLEPCRHQGRQPACTQLIIEAGIGRVVHGASDPTSNGGGAAVLQRAGIEVLSSVLREECEALNHRWTAAQEQHRPFVTVHLAQTLDARIAAADGTSQWITSQASREHTHRVRSRADAILVGTNTVAVDDPRLTARTPAGDLTQRQPLRVVMGLTPVPKRCKLTQALPEGEGWVQLRTRDPLEALQELAQTTHGGYPVKHVLVEGGQSVLSAFFAAGLVDEVFAYHAPLLLGAGTASIGDIGVTTLREAPRFALDPAESGPVQIMDSDVCVHLQPKGDTCSPES, from the coding sequence TTGCTTCACGAGTCAGCGATGACCCAAGCCCTGGAGCTGGCGTTCTCAGGCGTCCGAGGAGCCAATCCGCTGGTGGGAGCCCTGCTCGTCTCCGCGCAGGGCGAGGTGCTCGCTCAGGGCCACCATCGAGGAGCCGGCACCTTCCACGCTGAGCGCGCCGCCCTCGCGAACTTCTTCGCCCATCACCCGGCCGGTGTCGACCTCAGCTCCGCCACCCTGTACTCCACATTGGAGCCGTGCCGTCATCAGGGCCGTCAGCCCGCCTGCACCCAGCTGATCATCGAGGCCGGCATCGGCCGGGTCGTCCACGGCGCCTCCGACCCGACGAGCAACGGCGGGGGAGCGGCTGTGCTGCAGCGCGCGGGAATCGAGGTGCTCTCCTCCGTGTTGAGGGAAGAATGCGAGGCGCTGAATCACCGGTGGACGGCGGCCCAGGAGCAGCACCGTCCCTTCGTCACGGTCCATCTGGCTCAGACCCTGGACGCGCGGATCGCGGCCGCCGACGGGACCAGCCAGTGGATCACCTCGCAAGCCTCGCGGGAACACACGCATCGGGTCCGCAGCCGTGCCGATGCCATTCTGGTGGGCACCAACACCGTGGCGGTGGATGACCCCCGGCTGACCGCGCGCACTCCCGCCGGAGACCTCACGCAGCGGCAGCCGCTCCGTGTGGTCATGGGCCTGACACCCGTCCCGAAGCGCTGCAAGCTGACCCAGGCGCTGCCCGAGGGTGAGGGCTGGGTGCAGCTGCGGACCCGAGATCCGCTCGAAGCCCTGCAGGAGCTCGCCCAGACCACGCATGGCGGGTACCCCGTCAAGCACGTCCTCGTCGAGGGTGGGCAGAGCGTGCTCTCGGCCTTCTTCGCGGCAGGGCTAGTGGACGAGGTCTTCGCCTATCACGCACCGCTTCTGCTGGGCGCTGGGACCGCCAGCATCGGCGACATCGGTGTGACAACACTTCGCGAGGCGCCCCGCTTCGCACTCGACCCCGCCGAGAGCGGGCCGGTGCAGATCATGGACTCCGATGTCTGTGTGCACCTGCAGCCGAAAGGAGACACATGTTCACCGGAATCGTGA
- a CDS encoding PD-(D/E)XK nuclease family protein, translating to MTQPSLAHATDYGRMYSRSTSGSPEVPSITTVISQEHKDMTGWAGHMATSELVNDQRLAAAVGSPAELKRLARQASSAAERFRDAAAARGDRVHHYAEQVALRALGLAETTQAARAALQEHRETRFADRFDEWWSLYGVTPLAAEVTVWNHTLGYAGTLDLVAEIGGRTCIIDFKTKGLTRDGRSKPLNESVVMQLVAGMKGEEMLVDAAAGEWTPWPYGGDPILLGVAISEAEVVAAQSNPALLKAHWFKFCVLRQVWEHSRTTASAGPALRPISPPPVRNPEDPDNERMAP from the coding sequence ATGACACAGCCAAGCCTCGCCCACGCCACCGACTATGGCCGCATGTATTCGCGCTCGACCAGCGGCTCTCCCGAGGTGCCTTCGATCACGACGGTGATCTCCCAGGAGCATAAGGACATGACCGGGTGGGCGGGTCATATGGCGACCTCTGAACTGGTCAATGATCAGCGACTCGCAGCAGCGGTCGGCTCCCCCGCCGAGCTCAAGCGGCTCGCGCGGCAGGCCTCTTCGGCGGCGGAGCGCTTCCGGGACGCAGCGGCCGCCCGTGGAGACCGGGTGCACCACTATGCGGAGCAGGTGGCGCTGCGCGCGCTGGGTCTGGCCGAGACCACCCAGGCGGCGCGTGCGGCGCTTCAGGAGCACCGCGAGACGCGATTCGCCGACCGATTCGATGAGTGGTGGTCGCTCTACGGTGTGACGCCCTTGGCCGCTGAGGTGACGGTGTGGAATCACACGCTCGGCTACGCCGGCACCCTCGACCTCGTCGCCGAGATCGGAGGGCGCACGTGCATCATCGACTTCAAGACAAAGGGACTCACTCGGGACGGCCGATCGAAGCCGCTGAACGAATCAGTCGTGATGCAGCTGGTGGCCGGCATGAAGGGCGAGGAGATGCTGGTGGACGCCGCCGCCGGGGAATGGACGCCCTGGCCCTACGGTGGTGACCCGATCCTGCTCGGTGTGGCGATCTCGGAGGCGGAGGTCGTCGCCGCACAGTCGAACCCCGCCCTGCTGAAGGCGCACTGGTTCAAGTTCTGTGTGCTTCGACAGGTCTGGGAACACAGTCGGACCACTGCCAGCGCCGGGCCCGCGCTGCGGCCCATCTCGCCGCCGCCCGTGCGGAATCCCGAGGACCCGGACAATGAAAGAATGGCTCCATGA
- the def gene encoding peptide deformylase has translation MTVLTIRMIGDPVLRTPAHAVDSIDDTVRELIADMFETMDAVSGIGLAAPQIGVGRRIFTYDVSGQRGAVVNPQLQLLGERTYTPREPEAGPAEGENLLREGCLSVAEIYSPVARAQLVRLTGSDENGGEIEVDATGLLAACFQHEVDHLDGRLFVDRLTGTEKSSAARALRSREYGQALDQAQVTRRTSSSFFAS, from the coding sequence ATGACTGTCCTGACCATCCGCATGATCGGCGACCCGGTGCTGCGCACGCCTGCTCATGCCGTGGACTCCATCGATGACACCGTCCGCGAGCTCATCGCGGACATGTTCGAGACCATGGATGCGGTATCAGGCATCGGCCTGGCGGCTCCGCAGATCGGCGTGGGACGGCGGATCTTCACCTATGACGTGAGCGGTCAGCGCGGGGCCGTCGTCAATCCGCAGCTGCAGCTGCTCGGCGAGCGCACCTATACGCCGCGGGAGCCCGAGGCGGGTCCGGCGGAGGGCGAGAACCTGCTGCGCGAGGGGTGCCTCTCGGTGGCCGAGATCTACTCCCCCGTCGCTCGCGCCCAGCTCGTGCGGCTCACCGGCAGCGACGAGAACGGCGGCGAGATCGAGGTCGACGCGACCGGGCTGCTTGCCGCCTGCTTCCAGCACGAGGTGGATCACCTGGACGGACGCCTGTTCGTCGACCGGCTCACCGGCACCGAGAAGAGTTCGGCCGCCCGCGCGCTGCGATCCCGGGAGTACGGCCAGGCGCTGGACCAGGCGCAGGTCACTCGGCGCACCAGCAGCAGCTTCTTCGCGTCCTGA
- a CDS encoding methionyl-tRNA formyltransferase has product MQQFTADSLAAARAASEGPGRGRVLFAGTPEIAATCLRSLLSDGADVAAVLTRPDAPVGRRRRLTASPVAQAAEAAGIPVIKAASIDSSVTAELAAAGADLGVVVAYGALLPDAALKAPARGWVNLHYSQLPAYRGAAPVPHALLAGERTTAATVFQLERGMDTGPVHGLCSYAIPEATSAGTVLEDLTNLGASLLTVLLPSLLTGTSTPQAQQGEPSFAPKLTREDAFIDPSRPAAELVQRINATIPEPGAWTLNGDQRIKLGVARLHRTPSDPEAAQRLKAALTEAATGQVLSLPGADTPSAATAGNHTSASREARSVIAFRAGDGEPVVLSGVQPAGKTMLNAADWYRGLQSPVRLGRTEQTTSTPTEEHHA; this is encoded by the coding sequence ATGCAACAGTTCACCGCAGACTCCCTCGCCGCGGCGCGCGCGGCGTCCGAGGGTCCCGGACGGGGCCGAGTCCTCTTTGCGGGCACCCCGGAGATCGCCGCCACCTGCCTGCGCAGCCTGCTGAGCGACGGTGCAGACGTCGCCGCCGTGCTGACCCGGCCAGATGCCCCCGTCGGACGACGACGCCGGCTCACCGCCTCCCCCGTCGCCCAGGCTGCCGAAGCCGCCGGTATCCCGGTCATCAAGGCCGCCTCCATAGACTCTTCGGTGACCGCCGAGCTCGCGGCAGCAGGGGCCGATCTGGGCGTCGTCGTCGCCTATGGCGCGCTGCTGCCCGACGCGGCGCTGAAGGCGCCGGCGCGCGGCTGGGTCAATCTGCACTACTCCCAGCTTCCCGCCTACCGCGGTGCCGCCCCGGTGCCACATGCCCTGCTGGCCGGGGAACGCACCACCGCGGCCACGGTCTTCCAGCTCGAACGCGGTATGGACACCGGCCCTGTGCACGGGCTGTGCAGCTACGCGATCCCCGAGGCCACCTCGGCAGGGACAGTGCTCGAGGACCTGACGAACCTCGGAGCCTCGCTGCTCACCGTGCTGCTGCCCAGTCTGCTCACCGGCACCTCGACGCCGCAGGCGCAGCAGGGCGAACCCAGCTTCGCGCCCAAGCTCACCCGCGAGGACGCCTTCATCGATCCCTCCCGCCCGGCCGCCGAGCTGGTGCAGCGGATCAATGCCACGATCCCGGAACCTGGAGCCTGGACGTTGAACGGGGATCAGCGGATCAAGCTCGGCGTGGCCAGGCTGCACCGGACACCCTCGGACCCGGAGGCTGCGCAGCGTCTGAAGGCTGCACTGACCGAGGCCGCCACGGGACAGGTCCTGAGCCTGCCCGGCGCGGACACCCCGAGCGCCGCCACGGCGGGGAACCACACATCGGCCAGCCGCGAGGCCAGGAGCGTGATCGCGTTCCGGGCCGGTGACGGGGAGCCAGTCGTGCTCTCCGGCGTGCAGCCAGCCGGGAAGACCATGCTCAACGCCGCCGACTGGTACCGCGGCCTGCAGTCGCCGGTGCGACTCGGCCGAACCGAGCAGACCACATCCACTCCCACGGAAGAGCACCACGCATGA
- a CDS encoding RsmB/NOP family class I SAM-dependent RNA methyltransferase translates to MSHSGQSRDPQSSRRNDKGRERNRGGARSDRPGSARGFSATAPGQRKRRADPARLTAFTVLRAVSRDDAYANLTLPAEIRRRRLDKRDAAFATELTYGTLRGTGTYDAILGACVDRPLTQLDAPVLDALRLGAHQLLNMRVETHAAVDETVALVRSEIGAGPSGLVNAVLRKVSAASLDEWTERLAVDGSLSGDDALALKHAHPAWVVRAMRQSLRLHGRGEELEDLLRADNDAPEVHLVELPGVLEEPGQRLRSATEAGATVSPLLPGAAVFRGGDIGRLPGTREGELRVQDIGSQWVTRALAAAALPDDTGAPGAERWLDLCAGPGGKAALLAALAAERGATVLANEPAPHRAKLVSGALAAVSPKAWTVRTGDGRTIGEEAGAAGFQRILVDAPCTGLGALRRRPEARWRRTPGDLSSLTALQLELLDAAAGALAPGGLLAYVTCSPHAAETVIQVDDLLRRHPELELLDAHEPMRAAALDAGVALMDGPDAQHGTGTAQRCVQLWPHVHGTDAMFFALLQRPLQVSGADELKTGRITP, encoded by the coding sequence ATGAGTCACAGCGGCCAGTCCCGAGACCCGCAGTCCAGCCGCCGAAACGACAAGGGGCGTGAGCGCAACCGCGGCGGTGCTCGGTCTGACAGGCCCGGCTCGGCCCGCGGCTTCAGCGCCACAGCCCCCGGACAGCGAAAGCGTCGGGCCGATCCCGCCAGGCTCACCGCGTTCACGGTGCTGCGCGCGGTCAGCCGGGATGATGCCTATGCCAACCTGACGCTTCCCGCCGAGATCCGACGTCGGCGCCTGGACAAGCGGGATGCGGCCTTCGCCACGGAGCTGACCTACGGCACGCTGCGCGGGACGGGCACCTATGACGCCATCCTCGGCGCCTGCGTGGACCGGCCGCTGACGCAGCTCGACGCACCCGTGCTGGACGCCCTGCGCCTCGGCGCACACCAGCTGCTGAACATGCGCGTCGAGACTCATGCCGCGGTGGATGAAACCGTCGCTCTGGTGCGCAGCGAGATCGGCGCCGGTCCCAGCGGACTGGTCAACGCCGTGCTGCGCAAGGTCAGCGCCGCCTCGCTGGACGAGTGGACCGAGCGCCTCGCCGTCGACGGCAGCCTCAGCGGCGACGACGCGCTCGCGCTGAAGCATGCGCACCCGGCCTGGGTGGTCCGAGCCATGCGGCAGTCATTGCGACTCCACGGTCGAGGCGAAGAGCTCGAGGACCTGCTGCGAGCCGACAACGACGCCCCCGAGGTCCACCTCGTGGAGCTTCCCGGTGTGCTCGAGGAGCCCGGGCAGCGCCTGCGCAGTGCGACGGAGGCCGGGGCGACGGTCTCCCCGCTGCTGCCGGGGGCTGCGGTCTTCCGCGGGGGCGACATCGGTCGTCTTCCCGGCACCCGTGAGGGCGAGCTTCGCGTCCAGGACATCGGCTCCCAGTGGGTCACCCGAGCACTCGCCGCTGCCGCCCTGCCGGACGACACCGGGGCCCCCGGTGCCGAGCGTTGGCTGGACCTCTGCGCCGGACCTGGAGGCAAGGCGGCCCTGCTGGCAGCGCTCGCCGCTGAACGCGGCGCCACGGTGCTCGCCAACGAGCCGGCCCCGCACCGCGCGAAGCTCGTCTCCGGAGCCCTGGCAGCTGTGTCTCCCAAGGCGTGGACCGTGCGCACCGGGGATGGCCGGACCATCGGCGAGGAAGCCGGAGCCGCAGGCTTCCAACGGATCCTGGTGGATGCTCCGTGCACCGGACTCGGGGCGCTTCGGCGGAGACCCGAAGCCCGCTGGCGCCGAACTCCGGGGGACCTCTCGAGCCTGACCGCCCTGCAGCTGGAGCTGCTCGACGCCGCCGCCGGAGCCCTGGCGCCGGGGGGCCTGCTGGCCTATGTGACCTGCTCTCCGCACGCCGCGGAGACCGTGATCCAGGTCGATGACCTGCTGCGTCGCCATCCGGAGCTCGAGCTGCTCGATGCCCACGAACCGATGCGCGCCGCGGCACTGGACGCCGGCGTGGCGCTGATGGACGGACCCGACGCGCAGCACGGCACGGGGACTGCGCAGCGCTGCGTGCAGCTCTGGCCCCATGTCCACGGGACCGACGCGATGTTCTTCGCGCTGCTCCAGCGACCGCTGCAGGTCAGCGGAGCCGATGAGCTGAAGACCGGTAGGATCACCCCGTGA
- the rpe gene encoding ribulose-phosphate 3-epimerase has translation MSRTCIHPSILNADFANLQRELGRITTADAVHVDVMDNHFVPNLTIGLPVVRSLRAATELPLDVHLMIEDPDTWAPQYAEVGCESVTFHAEAAKAPIRLARELRAQGTRSAMALKPATPVEPYLDMLGELDMLLLMTVEPGFGGQSFLDLILPKIRRARAAVDDLGGEIALQVDGGISAETIARAAEAGADTFVAGSAVYSAADPEAAIAELRALAG, from the coding sequence GTGAGCCGCACCTGCATCCACCCCAGCATCCTCAACGCCGACTTCGCGAACCTCCAGCGCGAGCTGGGCCGCATCACCACGGCCGACGCCGTGCATGTGGACGTGATGGACAACCACTTCGTGCCGAATCTGACGATCGGACTCCCGGTGGTGAGGTCGCTGCGGGCAGCCACCGAGCTGCCGCTGGATGTGCACCTGATGATCGAGGACCCTGACACCTGGGCGCCGCAGTATGCCGAGGTCGGCTGTGAGTCGGTGACCTTCCACGCCGAGGCGGCGAAGGCCCCGATCCGGCTGGCGCGGGAGCTTCGCGCACAGGGCACACGGTCGGCCATGGCGCTGAAGCCGGCCACCCCCGTCGAGCCCTACCTGGACATGCTCGGGGAGCTCGACATGCTCCTGCTGATGACGGTGGAGCCAGGATTCGGCGGACAGAGCTTCCTCGACCTGATCCTGCCCAAGATCCGCCGGGCGCGGGCCGCCGTCGATGACCTCGGCGGAGAGATCGCGCTGCAGGTGGACGGTGGAATCAGCGCCGAGACCATCGCCCGGGCGGCAGAGGCTGGCGCCGACACCTTCGTGGCAGGCTCTGCGGTGTACTCGGCGGCGGACCCGGAGGCCGCGATCGCAGAGCTCCGGGCACTGGCGGGCTGA